From a single Corynebacterium kroppenstedtii DSM 44385 genomic region:
- a CDS encoding substrate-binding domain-containing protein — MVGAVAVAGAACSSTGGAPRSSGSSGGGGTVDTPRMTVAMVTHGAPGDTFWDLVRKGAEDAAKKDNVDFRYSSDPQAPNQANLVQNAIDSKVDGIAVTMPNPEAIGPVAKKADDAKIPAVGLNAGMDVWQKYGLKGFFGQDEKVAGEAVGDKLKEQGAQHTLCVIHEQGNSSQEARCGGIKDKVNTEILYVNGQDLPSAQATIESKLAQDHSIDWVMGLVAPVALRAVDAARDAGSQAKIATFDTNAELVNAIKSGNVQFAVDQQPYLQGYMAVDSLWLHKRNGTSIGGGRPVYSGPSFVDSSNVDSIADAAKEGLR; from the coding sequence GTGGTTGGCGCCGTAGCTGTTGCGGGCGCGGCATGCTCATCCACCGGCGGAGCGCCCCGGAGTTCCGGAAGCTCCGGTGGGGGAGGAACCGTCGATACTCCCCGTATGACGGTGGCGATGGTCACCCACGGTGCGCCTGGGGATACCTTCTGGGACCTCGTGCGCAAAGGTGCCGAGGACGCCGCGAAAAAAGACAACGTTGATTTCAGGTATTCCTCCGACCCCCAAGCGCCGAACCAGGCGAATCTGGTCCAGAACGCGATCGACTCCAAGGTGGACGGGATCGCTGTCACCATGCCGAACCCGGAGGCCATCGGGCCCGTCGCCAAGAAGGCCGACGATGCGAAGATTCCGGCAGTCGGGTTGAACGCCGGGATGGATGTCTGGCAGAAGTACGGCCTGAAAGGGTTCTTCGGTCAGGACGAGAAAGTTGCTGGAGAAGCGGTGGGCGACAAGCTCAAAGAACAAGGCGCCCAGCACACCTTGTGCGTCATTCACGAGCAGGGCAATTCCAGCCAGGAAGCCCGTTGCGGTGGCATTAAAGACAAAGTGAATACGGAGATCCTCTACGTTAATGGGCAAGATTTGCCCTCGGCGCAGGCCACCATCGAATCGAAACTCGCGCAGGATCACAGCATTGACTGGGTGATGGGGCTGGTTGCGCCGGTCGCACTCCGCGCGGTGGATGCTGCCCGCGACGCCGGTTCGCAGGCCAAAATCGCCACCTTTGATACCAATGCGGAACTGGTCAACGCCATTAAATCGGGCAACGTTCAATTCGCCGTGGACCAGCAACCGTATTTGCAGGGGTACATGGCCGTGGACTCGTTGTGGCTGCACAAACGCAACGGGACATCGATCGGAGGCGGCCGTCCGGTGTACTCGGGGCCATCCTTCGTCGATTCCTCCAACGTGGATTCCATTGCGGATGCTGCTAAGGAGGGGCTGCGATGA
- a CDS encoding ABC transporter permease, translating into MRPEAASILGAVIVFALFMAVAPSFRSFAAFSTVLYASSTIGIMSLAVGLLMIGGEFDLSSGVAVTTGALAATMMNYNWHLNSWTGVVLSLLIAVAIGTFNGVLVMKTGLDSFLITLASFLMLQGLNLAITKWVTNAVSTPSISDMQGFGSAKDVFASSITIGSVSVKITVLWWLVFVAIATYVLYSTRFGNWIFAVGGDHNSARAQGIPVTRVKVLLFIGVSVAAWFVGMHTLFAFDSVQAGQGVGNEFLYIIGAVIGGVSMKGGKGTAIGTAIGAFIFGMINQGIVYAGWNPDWFKFFLGAMLLLAVLSNRAMEKRNSTR; encoded by the coding sequence ATGAGGCCGGAAGCAGCCTCCATCTTGGGTGCTGTCATTGTCTTCGCCTTGTTCATGGCGGTGGCCCCGTCGTTCCGCTCTTTCGCCGCATTCTCGACGGTGCTCTATGCGTCGTCGACCATCGGCATCATGTCCTTGGCTGTCGGCTTACTCATGATCGGCGGCGAGTTCGACCTATCCTCCGGTGTGGCCGTCACCACGGGCGCGTTGGCCGCCACGATGATGAACTACAACTGGCACCTCAACTCATGGACCGGCGTGGTGTTGTCACTGCTGATCGCCGTGGCGATCGGCACGTTCAACGGTGTGTTGGTGATGAAGACGGGGCTAGACAGCTTCCTCATCACTCTGGCCAGCTTCCTCATGCTTCAGGGCCTCAACTTGGCGATCACTAAGTGGGTCACCAACGCGGTCTCGACGCCGTCGATCTCGGACATGCAGGGTTTCGGCAGCGCCAAAGACGTATTTGCGTCGTCCATCACCATCGGCTCGGTGTCGGTGAAGATCACGGTGCTTTGGTGGCTCGTCTTCGTCGCCATCGCGACCTACGTCCTGTATTCCACTCGTTTCGGCAACTGGATTTTCGCCGTCGGTGGCGACCACAACTCCGCCCGCGCACAAGGCATCCCCGTGACCCGGGTCAAAGTGCTCCTTTTCATCGGGGTGTCGGTCGCTGCGTGGTTCGTCGGTATGCACACGCTCTTCGCCTTCGACTCCGTCCAGGCAGGGCAGGGCGTCGGCAATGAGTTTTTGTACATTATCGGCGCCGTCATCGGTGGGGTGTCGATGAAGGGCGGAAAAGGAACCGCGATCGGCACGGCAATCGGCGCGTTCATTTTCGGCATGATCAACCAGGGCATTGTGTACGCGGGCTGGAACCCCGATTGGTTCAAGTTCTTCCTCGGGGCCATGCTGTTGCTGGCGGTGCTGTCGAACCGAGCCATGGAGAAAAGGAACAGCACACGATGA
- a CDS encoding adenosine deaminase, protein MAMNAQKSPYSASMGPRPSISPDHKTLDRDTVAQLPKVELHDHIDGGLRPSTLLDLAQKSGYSGLPDAIMSQPEDARADALEEWFRTSAESGDLPSYLQLFAHTTAVMQTADAIERVTREAVEDLARDGVVYAELRFAPEQHQEQGLDLQHIVDAAIAGVRTGEQSAAAEDNPIVARLILCAMRNNNRSTEIARLVVDNAGDGSGYVVGFDLAGPEEGFSVREHAEALELLRENLVPFTIHAGEADGVGSMKDALALGASRIGHGARIYEDFGASLDGIELGPVAARVRDRTVALELCPTSNRQTGLVDSMEDHPLSLLYELGFTCTVNTDNRTVSGTTMTDEMLLLGECFDFGYDELLHLTLNAMDAAFLPLPDRQRLARDLIIPAYEELVGDPDMRGTSRTDGSSHHDDGADEHDPEGHSHDHAHGAHGHNHLGADTLNIDLGDLGLDDIDGLAGLDGLDLGDLGSDKRE, encoded by the coding sequence ATGGCAATGAACGCGCAGAAATCACCGTATTCCGCCAGCATGGGGCCGCGCCCATCGATTAGTCCGGATCATAAAACTCTCGATCGTGACACGGTCGCCCAGCTGCCCAAGGTGGAGCTTCATGACCACATCGATGGTGGTCTGAGGCCTTCCACGCTGCTCGACCTTGCTCAGAAGTCTGGCTACTCCGGGTTACCGGACGCCATCATGTCTCAGCCCGAGGACGCGCGCGCTGACGCATTAGAGGAGTGGTTCCGCACGTCCGCCGAATCGGGGGATCTCCCGTCGTACCTGCAATTATTCGCCCACACGACCGCCGTCATGCAAACAGCCGACGCTATCGAGCGCGTGACCCGCGAAGCCGTCGAAGACCTTGCCCGCGATGGCGTTGTGTATGCGGAACTCCGTTTCGCGCCGGAACAGCACCAGGAGCAGGGGCTAGATCTTCAACACATTGTCGACGCCGCGATCGCCGGTGTTCGCACTGGTGAACAGAGTGCTGCCGCGGAGGACAATCCGATCGTCGCGCGGCTCATTCTGTGCGCGATGAGGAACAACAATCGGTCCACGGAGATCGCGCGCCTCGTCGTCGATAATGCGGGTGATGGGTCCGGATATGTTGTCGGCTTTGATTTGGCAGGCCCGGAAGAAGGGTTCTCGGTCCGTGAGCATGCTGAAGCATTGGAGCTGCTCCGTGAAAACCTCGTTCCGTTCACGATCCACGCGGGCGAAGCGGACGGAGTGGGGTCGATGAAGGACGCATTAGCCCTGGGTGCGTCGCGTATCGGACATGGTGCTCGCATTTACGAAGATTTCGGCGCGTCCCTCGACGGGATCGAATTGGGCCCTGTGGCTGCTCGAGTTCGTGACCGCACTGTTGCCTTGGAACTGTGCCCGACGTCGAACCGTCAGACCGGACTGGTCGACTCGATGGAGGATCACCCCTTGTCGCTTTTGTATGAGCTGGGTTTTACCTGCACCGTGAACACAGATAACCGGACAGTGTCCGGCACGACGATGACCGATGAAATGCTGCTGCTCGGCGAGTGTTTTGATTTCGGTTACGACGAGCTGCTGCACCTGACCCTGAACGCGATGGATGCAGCATTCCTCCCCCTGCCGGATCGGCAGCGCCTGGCCAGAGATCTGATCATCCCGGCGTATGAGGAACTGGTTGGTGATCCCGATATGAGGGGCACTAGCCGAACCGACGGCTCCAGCCACCACGACGATGGTGCTGACGAGCACGATCCTGAGGGGCACTCGCATGACCACGCTCATGGAGCCCATGGGCATAACCACTTGGGCGCGGACACATTAAATATCGATCTGGGTGATTTAGGCCTCGACGACATTGACGGACTCGCCGGTCTGGACGGATTAGATTTAGGCGATCTCGGTTCAGATAAGCGTGAATAA
- a CDS encoding YhjD/YihY/BrkB family envelope integrity protein — MAPAKNAADKNTGRADEYTGMERSHDDELSKMEKARLRFPWLDHLMRMQDRYSEQGGNHFAAGITYFSVLSLIPIMLIVFAGFGFVLAGNDAAMDKVEQQILDLGTSGLKDTLQTLVDTAVERRSSIGVIGLLTALWTGLGWMGNLRLGVSEMWKVKITPDNFVKGKLSDLIGLIGLLVAFVAAFVVTAIGSSSLTKKFLEYIELDSVPGIHFVTWLVAFIVGLLANYIVFVWLLKFLPREKVPWKSVLQAAIIGAVAFELIKQFGAVFISATMNNPAAAAFGPVIAIMVLFYLIWRVVLYCSAWAATTQESRKVVDVHTPPPAVISIRGTEVDEESSTTKKAGLVGVGALVGALTVGSAMRKARGKKNDA, encoded by the coding sequence GTGGCTCCAGCGAAAAACGCGGCAGACAAAAATACCGGGCGCGCGGACGAATACACCGGCATGGAACGGTCGCACGACGACGAACTGAGCAAAATGGAAAAGGCTCGGCTGCGGTTCCCGTGGCTCGACCACCTCATGCGCATGCAAGACCGCTATAGCGAACAAGGTGGCAACCACTTTGCGGCGGGGATCACGTATTTTTCCGTTCTCTCCCTCATCCCCATTATGTTGATCGTTTTCGCCGGCTTCGGTTTCGTTCTGGCGGGGAACGACGCTGCCATGGACAAAGTTGAGCAGCAGATCTTGGATCTGGGCACCAGCGGTCTTAAAGACACGCTGCAAACGCTGGTGGATACAGCCGTTGAACGGCGCAGCTCCATCGGTGTTATCGGTCTTTTGACCGCACTCTGGACCGGTCTCGGCTGGATGGGCAACCTTCGCCTTGGTGTCTCTGAGATGTGGAAAGTGAAGATCACCCCGGACAATTTCGTGAAGGGGAAGTTGTCAGATCTTATCGGCCTGATCGGGCTGTTGGTTGCCTTTGTGGCTGCCTTTGTGGTGACCGCTATTGGGTCGTCGAGTCTGACCAAGAAATTCCTGGAATATATTGAGCTGGATTCAGTACCGGGAATTCATTTTGTGACCTGGTTGGTTGCATTCATTGTTGGTTTGCTCGCTAACTATATTGTGTTTGTTTGGCTGCTGAAATTCCTGCCGAGGGAAAAAGTGCCGTGGAAATCGGTGCTTCAGGCGGCGATTATCGGCGCAGTGGCCTTTGAGTTGATCAAGCAGTTCGGTGCGGTATTCATTTCCGCCACGATGAACAATCCAGCGGCCGCTGCATTCGGGCCCGTCATCGCCATCATGGTTCTCTTCTACCTGATCTGGCGCGTTGTGCTCTATTGCTCGGCGTGGGCCGCCACGACTCAAGAATCCCGAAAAGTTGTCGACGTTCACACCCCGCCGCCTGCGGTCATTTCTATCCGCGGGACAGAGGTTGATGAAGAATCATCGACGACGAAGAAGGCCGGTTTGGTGGGCGTTGGCGCCCTCGTTGGGGCTTTGACCGTTGGCTCGGCGATGCGCAAAGCGCGCGGTAAGAAGAACGACGCGTAG
- a CDS encoding D-alanyl-D-alanine carboxypeptidase family protein, which yields MASQRFAPHPQRSAHQRPVQSPTTLRRTIVASTVSIALGFTSFMPGTGLATPPAAATPAAASAPSVSVLAQDETTPTRPIDPNWIPVEAPPDQPLPDDPTLHTESCPFREHTPPAVDESETVQPGGTSPTPMPVNTDPEGGKKLQSCGVIVPEGFKVPERLTVGSWLIYDVDSGDVIAAKDPHGRYRPASIFKVLLAREAIDRLPLDRVLTATQEDANMEGSHAGIGPDGKYTVRQALQGLLMRSGNDCAHLLMRALGGEKKVLADLQKRADGSGTQDTRVTSYSGLDAPGLQTSAYDLALLYREAFHNKTFNEIVNTKLVDFPGYQDNPGFQISNDNEMLFTYEGAFGGKTGFTDDARHTYSGGAERNGRKLAVIELNATNAAGKGWDQATRLLDAAWPVHDSVGYLVGSPAAEKVGKNDGQFAGETVAEDQSAPHRGNELRRHPKAFAITSGIAALVIAGAIWSVRRGRRRK from the coding sequence ATGGCTTCCCAGCGCTTTGCTCCCCACCCTCAACGGTCCGCACACCAGCGGCCCGTACAATCGCCGACCACTCTCCGGCGAACCATCGTGGCCAGCACGGTGAGCATCGCGCTGGGCTTCACCTCGTTTATGCCGGGGACGGGATTGGCCACACCGCCAGCAGCGGCAACCCCGGCTGCGGCGTCGGCACCCTCGGTGTCGGTGTTAGCCCAGGATGAGACCACTCCAACTCGTCCGATTGACCCGAACTGGATCCCCGTCGAAGCACCCCCTGACCAGCCACTACCCGACGATCCGACTCTTCACACCGAGTCTTGTCCCTTCCGGGAGCACACTCCCCCGGCCGTCGATGAGTCCGAAACGGTCCAACCCGGTGGCACCAGCCCCACCCCCATGCCGGTCAACACGGACCCCGAGGGCGGCAAAAAACTGCAGTCCTGCGGCGTCATTGTTCCGGAGGGGTTTAAGGTTCCCGAGCGACTCACTGTCGGATCATGGCTTATTTACGACGTCGACTCGGGCGATGTTATTGCCGCCAAGGACCCACATGGGCGGTACCGGCCGGCCTCCATTTTTAAAGTGTTGTTAGCTCGCGAAGCCATTGATCGTTTACCGCTGGATAGGGTTTTAACGGCCACTCAAGAGGATGCCAATATGGAGGGTTCTCATGCTGGAATTGGTCCGGACGGGAAATATACGGTGAGGCAGGCGCTGCAGGGGCTGCTGATGCGATCCGGTAATGACTGTGCCCATCTGCTCATGCGCGCCTTGGGTGGAGAGAAAAAAGTCCTGGCTGACTTGCAGAAACGAGCCGACGGGTCGGGCACGCAGGACACTCGGGTGACGTCGTATTCGGGGCTCGACGCGCCGGGGTTACAAACATCCGCCTACGATTTGGCGCTGCTGTATCGCGAAGCGTTCCACAACAAGACGTTTAACGAAATAGTCAATACGAAACTGGTTGATTTCCCCGGCTATCAAGATAATCCTGGTTTCCAAATCTCTAACGATAATGAGATGCTCTTCACCTATGAAGGGGCTTTTGGTGGGAAAACCGGGTTCACCGACGACGCCCGCCACACGTATTCCGGTGGCGCAGAGCGTAACGGGCGGAAACTAGCGGTCATCGAGCTGAACGCCACCAACGCTGCCGGAAAAGGGTGGGATCAAGCCACGAGGCTTCTTGACGCGGCGTGGCCCGTTCACGATTCCGTGGGGTATCTGGTCGGCTCCCCTGCTGCCGAGAAAGTGGGGAAGAATGATGGTCAGTTTGCTGGGGAAACCGTTGCCGAAGACCAGTCCGCGCCCCATCGTGGAAACGAGCTGCGGCGGCACCCGAAGGCGTTTGCTATCACATCTGGAATTGCCGCGCTCGTTATTGCCGGCGCAATCTGGAGTGTGCGACGCGGTCGGCGTCGGAAATGA
- the trpS gene encoding tryptophan--tRNA ligase, which yields MASENEQQSAQEHKARVVSGLQPTSDSYHLGNYLGAVRQFIKLQDNYDAFYFIPDLHAITVDQDPQQLRKRTLSGVAQLLALGIDPDRSTLFVQSHVPEHAQLGWIMTCLTGFGEASRMTQFKDKSSKQGTERTSAGLFAYPMLMAADILLYKPELVPVGEDQRQHMELTRNLAQRFNSRFGETFVVPDGFIPEGAAKIYDLQEPTSKMSKSGSNPKGIVNLLDDPKVSAKRIRSAVTDNDAEIRYDRENKPGVSNLLVIQGALTDKDPKDLAAQYQESGVGYGELKKDTAEALEAFTTPLKARYEEFMSDRAQLEKILADGAERARYEAHKTLRKVHKKIGFLPENK from the coding sequence ATGGCTAGTGAGAATGAACAACAAAGCGCACAAGAACATAAGGCTCGTGTTGTCTCGGGGTTGCAACCGACGTCAGATTCGTATCACTTAGGTAATTATCTGGGTGCGGTCCGGCAATTCATTAAATTGCAGGATAACTATGACGCCTTTTACTTTATTCCGGACCTTCACGCGATCACGGTGGATCAGGATCCACAGCAACTGAGGAAGCGCACGTTATCTGGTGTTGCGCAGTTGTTGGCTTTGGGCATTGACCCCGACCGGTCGACGCTGTTCGTGCAGTCTCACGTTCCCGAGCACGCTCAACTTGGGTGGATCATGACATGCCTGACCGGTTTCGGTGAGGCCAGCCGCATGACCCAGTTCAAAGACAAGTCGTCGAAGCAGGGCACTGAGCGGACAAGCGCTGGTTTGTTCGCCTACCCCATGTTGATGGCTGCCGACATTCTGCTGTACAAGCCGGAGCTGGTTCCTGTGGGGGAGGATCAGCGCCAGCACATGGAACTCACCCGAAACTTGGCGCAGCGCTTCAATTCCCGTTTCGGTGAAACATTTGTTGTTCCCGACGGTTTTATTCCGGAGGGTGCGGCGAAGATTTACGATCTTCAGGAACCGACATCGAAAATGTCGAAGTCCGGGTCGAATCCCAAAGGGATTGTTAATTTGCTCGACGATCCAAAAGTGTCAGCAAAGCGAATCCGTTCGGCTGTCACCGATAATGATGCCGAGATCCGCTACGACCGCGAAAACAAGCCGGGTGTCTCGAACCTCCTTGTTATCCAGGGTGCGCTGACAGATAAGGACCCCAAGGACCTCGCGGCACAATACCAAGAGTCCGGCGTTGGCTATGGCGAATTGAAGAAGGACACAGCAGAAGCTCTTGAAGCCTTCACCACTCCGCTGAAAGCCCGGTACGAAGAATTCATGTCTGATCGGGCGCAATTGGAGAAGATTCTTGCCGACGGCGCAGAGCGTGCCCGCTATGAGGCACACAAAACTTTGCGTAAAGTGCATAAGAAAATTGGGTTTTTGCCAGAAAATAAATAA